TTGACCTTGGAGTGCCAACAGTATCAAGCATCTTTACTAACATGACTAGTACCAAGAAGGATCTATTTCTTCTCTATTTTATACTGGTTCAGCGCCCCAATAAAGCAGTCCTCAAGGTCTAGGAGGAATGTTTCAAGCTTAGTAGGATCTTTTTCTTTGAATATAGGCATCTTGCCTGCCTTGACTTCCAATTCTGGGATTTACTTTACCAAGCTTTGTTAAATAAGTACTATAAGCTTCTAGTAaaacttttcctttgctGATATCTTATTTTAATATCAGTACTGTGCTTGCTGGGACTATCCTGACTCTGAATTACTTCTAGAGCTTGAACTTAAATCAGAGCTTGAGCTGCCAGGAGAATTATCAGGGTCCCCTGCTGTATAGTCTGCATGCCTGATTATAGCTAATACAGTACTGGTTGCGACCTGTTCTGTTTCTAGTCTAATTAGGAGCAAAGGGGTTTCAGAGAAGTACAATAGGTACAAATAGTGGCAATCTCCTATCTAGATAGATGGGTAATCTGCCATGCCTTCCCCAAGATCCTCAGGATTGCTGTCATCTGAGGCATCACACACTGGCAGAGTTTGCTTACCAAGAGTTACATTTCCAGTCACACAAGTACGCGCTTGAGTCTGAGAATCAGACATTCCCACCGTACCAGGGCTGATTTGGGTCCCTGCGCAAGACAAGTTCCTGGTTGATACTATAGTCACAGTTGATCAAGGATAGCTAGGTGGAAGCAATCCTAACTGTAAGACATGGTCTAACATCagggttctctagctacaacAAAGCAATGACTATCAATAataattatccaatggagggAGCTTGATTagtactgaagaatattgaaaggattgcttggagatctctatatatatagcatcaggaggcccttCATATAACCTCCAGTATAGttagttcggcatctccaagcaatactATTACAGTGATGCATTGGTGATTATGTATACCACCATATCTTACTGCAATaatatatgggttgatcccagtacaGCTCGTCTCTtgaattcctactggcggaccggtacggctctggcgatccctcatattcctactggcggataggcaccggtaaggcgcccgtccgcgttaCGTGGGTGTGGATtattggggtggttatgtaatcaatatctgtAGtgaacgatttcattgaaggtcttgatctcctaactatgatctgtataggcaatttataccttttccaaggcttcaaaaagaaggttcttgcttatgcaggagatatccttgccatacaaATAGTATAAGGTGTtaaacagatatccctgccatatAAACAGCATAAAGTATTaaacagacaggcaaacaaacaaggtgctgaatattgattagtaaggaggaaccTCCTCTAGTTGACATACCCCCTCAGTGCATCAAGAGtccttcagcttccttcttgGGATTGGATAAGGTCTTTTACATCTACTAGGTTGAGCATCCTAACAAATTCTTGGTATTTTTAGATTATCAGGCTCTTGGTAAGGCCATCCGCAATCATCTGGTTGGTAGGTATCTATTTAACATAGAGTCggccttcctgaacctcttGACAAAGCCAGGATCTATGTATATTGACATAACAGAGCTTAGATTATTGCTTGATATTTTCAGAGGTAAGTAAGTTGATGGTCTGTTGGTTGTCACAGTATACTGCTATCTGATGTTGCGGATCAAAACCTATGGTTCTGAATACCCTTTTCTACTAGTATATTGCCTTTGCTGTATTGGATAAAGCTAGATATTCAGCTTTAGTTATTAAAGTTGTGACTGTATATTGTTTTCTAGATTTCTATTTAATCAGGCTATTATATAACTTGCAAAGGTatcctgcagagctttgctGGTCAGGTTAGTCAGCAAATACTATATTAGAGGCTAATATAACAACTTCCTTGCCAGTATCATTGCCTGAGTATTTAATTGCCAGaaaatatattatatatagatatataatAACCCTGTTTGCAGCCTGAATATAGTCTGGTAAAGGATTTGTTAAGGCTTCAGATAATTGGCTAacagtatatataatatctgcttgtATTAGAACTGCAGGGTACTGTATAGAGCTAATTTTTATTTAATATTCTTTGATCTGAGCTTCTGTTGCTTGGTATTTGTTTAGAGAAAGGTTATATAAGCTTGCTAATAGTATTTCTGGCTATTTTGCAAGGCTGTTTAGGTAAAAATATACTGCAAGATACTTAATATAGGAGTcctggcagagccagagcttcTTGTTAGGCCTATCTCTAAGTACTCTTACCCCTAAGAACCATCCTACTTCTCCTATATACTAAAGCTTATATTACTTTGCTAGTTTATCTTTGAAGTATTTAGCTgcctctctggctgctggtaTTGGTAggttaataataataatattattaatatatacCAGAATAATTATATACTTATTTAAAAAGAGGCATTCTTCTTCTAGAAATAGTAGAAGTCTAAACTTTATAAGTATTATTTTCAGGTCATGCTGCCAAAGCTGTCTAGACTTTCTGAGCCTATATAGTACTTTTCTAACCTTCTATATCTTTCTAGATACTTTAAAGCTATCTGGTATTTATATATAGATAGGTGTATTAAGCAAGGAATTAAGGTATATATTAATAGTATCTTTCTAGTCTGTATCCAGGTCAAAGGCTGCTATTAAAGCTATGACTATTCTAAATATTCTTGCTAAAGCAGTTATAGCATAGTTATTAGCAGTATAATCCTTTTTAAGATCTCCCCTTATACAGATACatgcctttgcctttgtaaAGTAACTATCCTTGTTAAACttatatataaatacctATTTAagcagcaggatctgcttcCCTGCTGCCTCTTCTTATTTAACAGGTATAAATACTTCTTTTATCTCTAATCCTCTAATTTCTAGGTGTGCTGCTGCTATAAATTTATTCCTTAGCAGATACTATAGTAAATTAAACTAGTTCTTTGGTAGTTCAGGAAGCTTGCTATAATGCTATTGTTTCTTACTCTCTTCTATAGTATTTAGTACTAtagtaaatatatatttaacCCTTTCTGGCTCTTTAATAAATAGTACTTCAATGGCTGTATAGGCCTGGTAATCTACTTGATCTTTTTAAGGACAAGTCTGCCATTTTTCTTCTATTATATTAGCTGTATCAAGCCTGTCCAGATACTGTCTTCCTGATCTCCTACCCCCTAATCTTAATAAGGCTTGTAAATCAAGATTATCTGTACCCTCTAAGGTATTAGGGAGATTTATAGTCTCTCTACTTGCCTGATTCTAATCTTCTTAGAGTAATTCAAGGAGATGTCAGCTTAGTAagtcctctctttcttattctgcagattctgactattcttctgcttctataaAGGTTCCTGGCATCTAATTTAAGCTAGAATTGCCTGAGTTTGGTATTCTATCAGGTATAGGTAATAGCAGAGGCAAAGATAGTATAGTTTTTCTGGC
This sequence is a window from Aspergillus nidulans FGSC A4 chromosome IV. Protein-coding genes within it:
- a CDS encoding uncharacterized protein (transcript_id=CADANIAT00000001), giving the protein MHCSSLEFLLADRYGSGDPSYSYWRIGTDYQALGKAIRNHLVELRLLLDIFRGILQSFAGQIYNNPVCSLNIVCISGYFARLFSLSLKYLAASLAAGIDRCIKQGIKIHAFAFVNRYYIFSTIYFNGCIGLSNSRRCQLSNIYISTGSIEYLDLSDSAKACAVLKAVSHLQDFLATTILLSHFFFSDSFLAKGLAIFDSDLFIPVQTSCKSYISQVSVFVGFALAINISQEIAVFNCQFFKALKSAS